A stretch of Henckelia pumila isolate YLH828 chromosome 4, ASM3356847v2, whole genome shotgun sequence DNA encodes these proteins:
- the LOC140860342 gene encoding 4-coumarate--CoA ligase 1-like — MDPISKKEDIIFRSKLPDIYIPKHLPLHSYCFENISKHSTRPCLINGPTGEVYTYEEVELTSRKVASGLSKLGIQQGDTIMLLLPNSPEYVLAFLGSSHIGAITTMANPYFTPAEVVKQAKASQAKLIITQSCHVAKVEAYASEHGGVKVMCIDAPPAEWCLSFSELTSADEKEIPAVKIHPDDVVALPYSSGTTGLPKGVMLTHKGLVTSVAQQVDGENPNLYIHREDVMLCVLPMFHIYSLNSVLLCGLRVGAAILIMQKFEIISVLELIQKYKVTIGPFVPPIVLAIAKSPVADKYDLSSVRMVMSGAAPLGKELEDAARTKFPNAIVGQGYGMTEAGPVLSMCLAFAKQPFEIKSGACGTVVINAEMKIVDTETGASLGRNQPGEICIRGDQIMKGYLNDPVATENTIDKEGWLHTGDIGFIDNDDEIFIVDRLKELIKYKGFQVAPAELEALLLNHPSVSAAAVVSMQDEEAGEVPVAFVVRSSGSTVTEDKIKKYISDQVVFYKRLNRVFFIDSIPVSPSGKILRKELRARLAAGLPNQI, encoded by the exons ATGGATCCGATATCGAagaaagaagacataattttcCGATCGAAGCTCCCCGACATCTACATCCCGAAACACCTACCATTGCATTCTTATTGTTTCGAAAACATATCGAAACATAGCACGAGGCCGTGTCTCATAAACGGCCCGACCGGGGAAGTCTACACGTACGAGGAAGTCGAGCTGACGTCCAGGAAGGTTGCCAGCGGCCTGAGCAAACTCGGGATTCAACAGGGGGACACCATCATGCTCCTCCTCCCAAACTCGCCCGAGTACGTGTTGGCCTTCCTAGGTTCGTCCCACATCGGCGCCATAACGACCATGGCGAACCCTTACTTCACCCCCGCCGAGGTGGTGAAGCAAGCCAAGGCCTCCCAAGCCAAGCTCATCATAACGCAATCATGTCACGTCGCGAAAGTCGAGGCCTACGCGTCGGAGCACGGCGGCGTGAAGGTGATGTGCATCGACGCCCCGCCGGCCGAGTGGTGCCTCAGCTTCTCCGAGCTGACGTCCGCCGACGAGAAGGAGATTCCGGCGGTGAAGATCCACCCGGACGACGTGGTGGCGCTGCCGTATtcctccgggacgacggggctcCCCAAGGGCGTGATGCTCACGCATAAGGGGCTCGTCACCAGCGTCGCGCAGCAGGTCGACGGCGAAAACCCTAACCTGTACATTCACAGAGAAGATGTGATGCTGTGTGTGCTGCCCATGTTTCACATATACTCGCTGAACTCGGTGCTGCTATGCGGGTTGCGGGTCGGGGCGGCGATCCTTATCATGCAGAAGTTTGAGATAATCTCTGTGTTGGAGCTGATACAGAAATATAAAGTGACGATCGGGCCCTTCGTGCCGCCTATCGTTCTGGCTATCGCGAAGAGCCCGGTCGCGGACAAATACGACCTTTCGTCGGTGAGAATGGTGATGTCCGGGGCGGCGCCGCTGGGGAAGGAGCTGGAGGATGCTGCCCGGACCAAGTTTCCTAATGCAATAGTTGGCCAG GGTTACGGGATGACGGAAGCCGGACCGGTGCTGTCGATGTGCTTGGCGTTCGCGAAGCAGCCGTTCGAGATCAAATCGGGTGCGTGCGGGACCGTGGTCATCAACGCCGAGATGAAAATAGTCGACACCGAAACCGGTGCGTCGTTGGGGCGAAACCAGCCCGGAGAAATTTGCATCAGAGGAGATCAAATCATGAAAG GCTATCTGAATGATCCGGTGGCAACTGAAAATACAATAGACAAAGAAGGTTGGTTACATACGGGTGATATCGGGTTCATCGACAACGACGACGAAATATTCATAGTCGATCGATTGAAGGAGTTGATCAAATACAAAGGGTTCCAAGTGGCTCCGGCGGAGTTAGAAGCACTTCTCCTCAACCATCCCTCCGTCTCCGCCGCCGCCGTCGTATC CATGCAAGATGAGGAAGCCGGTGAAGTTCCGGTTGCATTTGTTGTCCGATCGAGTGGATCCACCGTCACCGAGgataaaatcaaaaaatatatttcagatcag GTGGTGTTTTACAAGAGACTAAACCGGGTATTTTTCATAGACTCGATTCCCGTATCTCCATCTGGGAAGATATTGAGAAAGGAATTAAGAGCGAGATTAGCTGCTGGATTACCAAATCAAATATGA
- the LOC140865301 gene encoding U2 small nuclear ribonucleoprotein A', giving the protein MVRLTADLIWKSPHFFNAIRERELDLRGNKMAVIENIGATEDQFDTIDLSDNEIVKLENFPFLSRLGTLLLNNNRITRINPNLGEFLPKLHTLVLTNNRLTNLVEIDPLVSLPKLQFLSLLDNSITKKPNYRLYVIHKLKSLRVLDFRKVKEKERVEANKLFASKEAEEEAKMESVKTVVPGEIPSTQDVAKEDQAHKPVAPTPEQILAIKAAIVNSQTLEEVARLEQALKSGQLPADLNISESDSVPKNGSAQPDNMITDEKEASDEPKDTDSEQKEDEPAEMDEE; this is encoded by the exons ATGGTGAGGCTAACGGCGGATTTGATTTGGAAAAGCCCCCACTTCTTCAATGCCATTCGGGAGCGAGAATTAGATCTCCGAG GAAATAAGATGGCTGTTATTGAAAATATTGGTGCCACTGAG GACCAGTTTGACACCATTGATTTATCTGACAACGAGATTGTCAAGCTCGAGAATTTTCCCTTTTTAAGTCGGCTCGGTactttgttgttgaacaacaatAGAATTACTCGAATCAATCCCAATCTTGGAG AGTTTTTACCCAAATTGCACACCTTGGTGCTGACTAACAATAGGCTAACTAACCTGGTTGAAATAGACCCGCTTGTATCGCTCCCAAAGCTGCAGTTCCTTAGTCTGCTCGACAATAGTATTACAAAGAAACCAAATTACCGTTTGTATGTCATCCACAAGCTGAAGTCTCTTCGTGTGTTGGATTTCAGGAAAGTCAAAGAAAAG GAGCGAGTTGAAGCCAACAAATTATTTGCATCCAAAGAAGCTGAAGAAGAAGCCAAAATGGAATCAGTGAAGACAGTTGTACCTGGTGAGATTCCAAGCACCCAAGATGTTGCAAAAGAGGACCAAGCTCATAAACCAGTTGCTCCTACACCGGAACAAATTTTGGCTATTAAG GCTGCCATTGTGAATTCTCAAACTCTTGAGGAGGTGGCAAGACTTGAACAG GCGCTAAAGTCAGGCCAGCTTCCAGCTGATCTGAATATCAGTGAGAGTGACAGTGTGCCTAAAAATGGAAGTGCCCAACCGGATAATATGATTACTGATGAAAAAGAAGCAAGTGACGAGCCCAAAGACACCGACTCCGAGCAGAAAGAGGATGAGCCTGCAGAAATGGATGAG GAATGA